One genomic segment of Deinococcus cellulosilyticus NBRC 106333 = KACC 11606 includes these proteins:
- a CDS encoding glycoside hydrolase family 30 protein, with protein sequence MHKRTVHLALLTCSLLALTACGTNTQVDLASAPPKIEPGFRPQSATAADVWVTHPDRSRLISWDGTKNFVSDGNVTPSTLTINESQTFQTMEGFGASLTDSAGWLMWNKMSATQRNSLMQSLFGFNDGNAGISFLRIPLGGSDMALSHYTYNDGAADPNLTRFSIVHDLTYIVPLAKQAKTINSSLRYMGTPWSPPAWMKTSGSLNSGKLKPEHYQTYANYLRKTFDAYNAQGVKFNYLSPQNEPQYEPGSYPGTKFEWYDELNFVRGHLFNTMNGTGVKILTLDHNWDLEWYPRAVLNEGSAYYEGTAWHCYAGNNAAMSRVRDAFPSKGVYLTECSGGLWATNFGDNMKWNMQNLFIGGTKNWAKTVLFWSLALDPSGGPHLGGCSNCRGVVSINQNGGAVTFNEEYYAIAHFARFVWPGAVRIGTTDSSDGKFIGVAFRNTNGAKALVVLNQSNSTATFKMVWNGKSIQQSLPASGVATVFW encoded by the coding sequence ATGCACAAACGAACGGTCCACCTTGCCCTTCTGACCTGCAGCCTGCTTGCCCTCACAGCCTGTGGAACAAACACCCAGGTTGATCTGGCTTCTGCCCCTCCAAAGATCGAGCCCGGTTTCCGACCCCAGTCGGCCACAGCCGCGGATGTGTGGGTGACCCACCCGGACCGCAGTCGCCTGATCTCGTGGGATGGCACAAAGAACTTCGTTTCAGACGGCAATGTGACCCCCTCCACCCTGACCATCAACGAAAGCCAGACCTTTCAGACCATGGAAGGGTTTGGTGCTTCTCTGACCGATTCAGCAGGGTGGCTGATGTGGAACAAAATGAGCGCCACTCAGCGCAACAGCCTGATGCAAAGTCTGTTCGGGTTCAATGATGGGAATGCCGGGATCAGCTTCCTGCGCATTCCTCTGGGCGGAAGTGACATGGCCCTCAGCCACTACACCTACAACGATGGGGCAGCCGATCCAAACCTCACCCGGTTCTCCATCGTCCATGATCTGACCTACATTGTCCCCCTGGCGAAACAGGCAAAGACCATCAACTCCAGCCTTCGCTACATGGGCACCCCCTGGAGCCCTCCGGCCTGGATGAAGACCAGTGGAAGCCTCAACAGTGGCAAACTGAAACCCGAGCACTACCAGACCTACGCCAATTACCTGCGCAAGACCTTTGATGCCTACAATGCCCAGGGGGTGAAGTTCAATTACCTGTCTCCTCAGAACGAGCCGCAATACGAACCGGGCAGTTACCCAGGCACCAAATTCGAATGGTACGACGAATTGAACTTTGTGAGGGGCCACCTCTTCAACACCATGAACGGCACCGGAGTGAAGATTTTGACCCTGGACCACAACTGGGATCTGGAATGGTACCCCAGAGCCGTACTGAACGAGGGATCGGCCTACTACGAAGGCACCGCCTGGCACTGTTACGCAGGGAACAACGCTGCCATGAGCAGGGTGCGAGACGCCTTTCCCAGCAAAGGCGTTTACCTGACCGAGTGCTCTGGGGGACTCTGGGCCACCAACTTTGGGGACAACATGAAGTGGAACATGCAAAACCTCTTCATTGGAGGCACCAAGAACTGGGCCAAAACGGTCTTGTTCTGGAGCCTTGCCCTTGATCCCTCCGGAGGCCCCCATCTGGGAGGATGCTCCAACTGCAGGGGAGTGGTCAGCATCAACCAGAATGGCGGGGCAGTGACCTTCAACGAAGAGTATTACGCCATTGCACACTTTGCCCGTTTCGTGTGGCCCGGTGCCGTGCGCATTGGCACCACGGATTCCAGCGACGGAAAATTCATCGGGGTGGCCTTCAGGAACACCAATGGCGCAAAAGCCCTGGTGGTCCTCAACCAGAGCAACAGCACAGCCACCTTCAAAATGGTCTGGAACGGCAAGTCCATCCAGCAGAGTTTGCCCGCCTCTGGAGTGGCCACGGTTTTCTGGTGA
- a CDS encoding LLM class flavin-dependent oxidoreductase has protein sequence MTLKLSILDLAPVVRGSSGPQALQNTLELARLADRLGYHRYWVAEHHNMAGVASSSPEILIAAIARETRHLRVGSGGIMLPNHSPLRVAENFRTLEALYPGRIDLGLGRAPGTDRRTALALRRNPQALAADDFPAQVAELQAYAGEGPFPEDRNFQGIQAYPADVALPPLYLLGSSTYGAEMAARLGLPYAFAYHFSPEALIPAMQIYHQAFQPSRVLQRPHAILTVAAICAEDRETAEELALPLDLLRIRLARGISQPFPTVEEAKAYPYTEQEQQIVQLYRKALVLGTPAQVREQLLDLSQMVQASEVMITSNMDRHRARLNSYRLIAEAFSLTAQA, from the coding sequence ATGACCTTGAAACTTTCCATTCTGGATCTGGCACCCGTGGTGCGGGGATCATCGGGTCCGCAAGCCTTGCAGAACACACTGGAACTGGCCCGACTGGCAGACAGGCTGGGGTACCACCGTTACTGGGTGGCCGAGCACCACAACATGGCCGGGGTGGCGAGTTCCTCTCCAGAAATCCTGATTGCGGCCATTGCGCGGGAAACCCGTCACCTTCGGGTGGGGTCCGGGGGCATCATGCTTCCAAACCACAGTCCCCTGAGGGTCGCAGAAAACTTCAGGACCCTGGAAGCCCTCTACCCTGGCCGCATTGATCTGGGCCTTGGCCGGGCTCCAGGCACAGACCGCAGAACGGCTCTGGCCCTCAGGCGCAACCCCCAGGCCCTTGCTGCAGACGACTTCCCGGCGCAAGTTGCCGAACTGCAGGCTTATGCAGGAGAGGGGCCTTTCCCAGAGGATCGCAACTTCCAGGGCATACAGGCCTACCCTGCAGATGTGGCCCTGCCTCCGCTTTATCTGCTGGGGTCCAGCACTTACGGAGCAGAAATGGCGGCAAGGCTGGGCCTGCCTTATGCTTTTGCCTACCACTTCAGTCCAGAAGCACTGATTCCGGCCATGCAGATTTACCATCAGGCTTTCCAGCCGTCCAGGGTCCTGCAGCGCCCTCATGCCATCCTGACGGTGGCGGCCATCTGTGCTGAAGACCGCGAGACCGCAGAAGAACTTGCCCTCCCTCTGGACCTCTTGCGCATCCGTCTTGCCCGAGGGATCAGTCAGCCATTTCCAACGGTGGAGGAGGCGAAAGCCTATCCCTACACTGAGCAGGAGCAGCAGATTGTTCAGCTGTACCGTAAAGCCCTGGTGCTGGGAACCCCTGCGCAGGTCAGGGAGCAACTTCTGGACCTCTCGCAGATGGTGCAGGCCTCAGAGGTGATGATCACCAGCAACATGGACAGGCACAGGGCACGTCTGAACTCCTACAGGTTGATTGCAGAGGCCTTTTCGCTGACCGCACAGGCCTGA
- a CDS encoding AGE family epimerase/isomerase — MLKQMLTPLILVPLLSAAAQSSPPPANAQRYCQQLVQSVDLWNGGPDGQTGMGAYRQDFNGFFHVNLSRTWEQQRGNRITSVAQARAIYMNIEAFRATREQRFLRAALAGTDFLLDHFRDSTHGGFYWEVDDTGWVTSRNKQGYGNVFALFTLAQLYSVTHDPRHLEAARTQLKVLEKHFLDPRDMGLVLPGFNFDFSELDGHPNIDTFTHYFEALLALHDVLDGSEKDHVAGLTKEAGQALVEVLYQNKQGHTDQGYVAYNYDSKWSPAQAPYTRATQWTTARQASTGHNIELAYLLSRAVERGFDSSWLETARKLKRFVEVHSLNPQTGAMQFEITEYDGTPSPGNPDNALYVWWASSEAARAFLHFAVVHKDYSLAAFHKQENFIQNHFVDQEHGGGSRMWRSKPSRCPTRAKATSGPSITMKRCWQQKSCD; from the coding sequence ATGCTCAAACAGATGCTCACCCCCCTCATTCTTGTCCCTCTCCTCTCTGCTGCTGCTCAGTCCAGCCCTCCTCCTGCAAACGCCCAGCGTTATTGCCAGCAACTGGTTCAATCCGTGGACCTGTGGAATGGAGGTCCCGATGGGCAGACAGGCATGGGAGCATACAGACAGGACTTCAACGGATTCTTTCATGTCAACCTGTCCAGAACCTGGGAACAGCAGCGAGGAAACCGCATCACCTCGGTGGCCCAGGCCAGGGCCATCTACATGAACATCGAAGCCTTCCGCGCCACCCGAGAACAGCGCTTTCTGCGGGCCGCCCTTGCAGGAACAGACTTTCTGCTGGACCATTTTCGGGACAGCACCCATGGGGGATTTTACTGGGAGGTGGATGACACCGGATGGGTCACCTCCCGCAACAAACAGGGATATGGCAATGTCTTTGCCCTTTTCACCCTCGCCCAGCTTTATTCGGTCACCCATGATCCCAGACACCTGGAGGCTGCCCGAACACAGCTGAAAGTGCTGGAAAAGCATTTCCTGGACCCCAGGGATATGGGGCTTGTCCTGCCCGGGTTCAATTTTGACTTCAGTGAACTGGACGGCCACCCCAACATTGACACCTTCACCCATTACTTTGAAGCCCTTCTGGCTTTGCATGATGTGCTGGATGGAAGCGAAAAAGATCATGTTGCAGGATTGACCAAAGAAGCAGGTCAAGCCCTTGTTGAGGTCCTCTACCAGAACAAGCAGGGACACACCGATCAGGGGTACGTGGCCTACAATTACGACAGCAAATGGAGTCCTGCCCAGGCCCCTTACACCCGCGCAACCCAGTGGACCACAGCAAGACAGGCCAGCACAGGGCACAACATCGAACTGGCCTATCTGCTCTCCCGGGCTGTGGAACGGGGATTTGATTCATCGTGGCTCGAAACAGCACGGAAGCTGAAACGGTTTGTGGAGGTGCATTCCCTGAATCCACAAACCGGAGCCATGCAATTTGAAATCACCGAATACGATGGCACTCCTTCACCTGGGAATCCTGACAATGCGCTGTATGTGTGGTGGGCCAGTTCGGAAGCTGCCCGGGCATTTCTGCATTTTGCTGTGGTCCACAAGGATTATTCTCTTGCAGCGTTTCATAAACAAGAGAATTTCATTCAGAACCATTTTGTGGATCAGGAGCATGGGGGTGGTTCCAGAATGTGGAGGTCGAAACCCTCAAGGTGCCCGACCCGGGCAAAGGCAACATCTGGACCGTCAATTACCATGAAACGATGCTGGCAGCAGAAGTCCTGCGATTGA